Within Peromyscus leucopus breed LL Stock chromosome 7, UCI_PerLeu_2.1, whole genome shotgun sequence, the genomic segment ATTTAGATTgtccagctgatttttttttcaccttttaaaCCATGGGTTTGGCCTCTTCCCCTCGATTCTCCATTTTCATCATTTCTTACTTCACTCTGTATGGATTAACCAATTTTTGTCTCTCTTCTAGTGCCCTGGAGATACTCACCACAGGTAAGGAAGAGTGCGATGGCTAAGTAGACAGTGAAAGCGATCCACTTGACCTTGTAGGTAACGAAGTACATTTGTTGACCCTTATTTAGCCTGTGATGATACACAGTGACTGCATAGAACAAAAGGCAACCTATTgtccaaaataaagaaattttttttctcaagaaattTAAACTCATTAGTCACATCTTCACCCCCAATTCACCTTACTTCCCAAACTGtcacttccaggacagccatttCATAGAGTGATCATAAGTTAGTGACAGATCTAACTCAGGAACAGTATATACCCTTGAATCAGAGAACTGGAAAGACCAGCTATTTAAGGATTACGGGTGGGACCTAAAAGCCCATTTCAACTTCCATCTGTGCCAGTGGAGCCAGGGAGCTGTTACCTGTGAAGAAACTCAGGAAACCAATTAGGAGGTGCACACACTTATTTTGAGAAATCATAGAGGTGAATTGCAGACCTAAGATCAAATTAAGATAGATGGATATGTTGAGACTCATCTTCATGATGCTACTGATCGTCCCCAGGCTATCTGTTGGGAAATAGAAGCTGTATTGAGAGAATGGTAAGATATTTCTTCTAGACTCATTTCCACAACTGTCGAGGTCAAACTTTCGTGAGGATCTAAAAAAGTCAGAAGGTGTGTGCTTGAGACAGCTGAGAGACCCAGCAGAAACTTAGTGATTTTATAAGCTCCTTCATAACTCATAGGCTGAGTACCTTATTCCACCCATTCTCTCTTAGGGATGCTAAAATCCATTTGCCTTTTGGCCGGTCGTATTGTCATACCCCTCATGTCCAGTTGTGCTGGTAACCCTACTGCTACTTACCATTTTTATCAAAAGTCCAGTGCTTAAACCAGTGAGATCCTAATATTTTCTCCCGAAATCTAAATGGTGAAATTTTAGTTTTCCTCCACTATGTTATGTTTGCAAATGGATTTACTGTGGCCTGAGAAAGTTGCTCCCAGGAATAATGGGTAAGTTGATCAGATGATGAAAGTCAAGGAACCATGAAATTTTCCTCTCCACCCACCACTTTCCATAGTATAGTTCTGACCTTCAGGCCAAAAAGCAGGACAGCAACCCAGCCATGGACTGTGGGTAGTCTTATCCTTTCTTATTTTGGGAATCAGTTCCACCCAGTTTTCCATGATTAATCCTACTACCAACATGAGTATGGCCCCAGAGGAGAAGACTATGTTGACACTCTGGATACTTCTGTTTGGGAGATGCATCATTGTGGATAAAAATTTCTATCGGAGACTATCACCAATGTTTCACATGTCTTTTCTTTCATCAGTCACAGGAAGAAGGACGAAATCTGAATGTTCACTGACTGCAGAGGTGttgccacagacatcaacagagGCAAAAGCTGAAGTAACCTGTAGAGCAGAAAAGATGACTTCCTCCCTTTACCGTTCTTACATAAAGGGCAGACTGTTGTCAGAGCAACAAACTACCGTGGAATCCTTTGTCTGTTGGTTTGACCCTTGACCTTGGAACATAAGGTGTTGGAGCAACCAAGCTGTGGGAAGGTTCTTTGAGAGAGCTACATGTGGCAAACAAAGTCTGATATCATAGAAAGAGATGTCAGAAACGGACCTTAGAGGCATTTGACAGGTGTAACTGAAGGAGTTCCAGGTTGCAGTCAGATCTACGTGTGCTGGGGTTAGTTGGCACTGGGAGGAGTCTGTGAAGCAGACAATCCCCAGGTCTTTTGGATGAGTGCTCAGTTAATTGGCACCACAAAAGGGAATGCCCATTAGAAGTTTGGGGTGTGTTGtagaaactcaggtcttcaatgCGGTTTCTCAAAGAAGCCTATTTATTTAGGCTTCTAGGGAGACTAAAGCtctgaatctaaaaaaaaaaaccaaaaacaaaaacaaaaaaaaatcttctggtaTAGTGGGTTATTTCAGTCCCCTATCTTCCATAAGGTGCAAGAATCATTTCTTGTTAGAACTGCCTTTGTAACTTgacagagaaaacattttgtgGAGTCCTTGAGGAGAAAACTATGGTACGCACTAGGTTTGGATCCAAAGGGATGTTCAAAAACTCCTTAAATGCCTTTTCCTGGGAGCCAAGAAAACTGTCTCCAAatacttttccttctgtttttttccctttattgaaaatattcttttctcatacactgtatcctgattatagtttccctgcctcttctcctcccagttactccccacccctcttcccttAGAATCCACTCCCCTAATGTTTCCATTAGTAAAGAACaagcaaccaaacatgacaaaataaaatagatgaagcaaaaactatcgtATCAAAGTTAGACATGGCAACATAAAATTAGGCAGTACATAAAGGGGTGtgtacatcttttctttttcccttttgtgaGGTGGAAAAAGGGTTgatatataaaagcaaaaaaaatttttttaaataaaaaaagaaaatagaattttttcttacataatatgTCTCTGATTATGTTTTCTTTCCCTCTACTCTTCCTAGTTTCCCCTCACATCCCCTCCCACTGGAtctactccttttctgtcttttattagaAAACACACAGGTTTCTAGGggataattaaaatagaataaaataaaaactaacacactGGAATAGgacacaataaacaaacagaaggaaaaaaggtgAAGAAAAGGCACAAGGAACAGATATAGACATAGAGACACACTTCTTCCCACATTCAGGAACCCCATAAAAACAGTAAACTGAAAGCCATACTatgtatgcaaaggacctgtagtataaaaagagagaaaaacacataaataaaataaaaataaaaaataagatgaaaaaaaaccccaaaatacaGAAAAGCCCTAACATGTCATGAGACGAGAaacttccaaaataaaaataaaaacaacaacaaaataagataaaaaataaaccaaaatacaGACAAGCCCTAGCATGTCATGAGACAAGGAACTTCCAATGATGCTGCTGAGTTTGTTTGCTGTGGGCCGTCTACTGCTGGCCAGGCAACCTACCCTTAAGAGCAGTTTGTTTTCCCAGGGAGATTCCTTTGGAGgaaactacatttttatttgcaagtggttatcaattggagattgcttctgagTTAAGGATGGGGGCTTGAGTTCACATCTCCTTTCAGGCTGTAGGACTCCATCTGTTGCAGGCTGCAGACCTGTTAAGGCCCTGGgcttgctgcctcagtttctgtgagctgaTGTGTGCCTGGATCCTGTTTATTTAGATCACCTCGTTTCCTCGGTGTCCTCCatgcccacttcctcttctgcagggttccctgagccctacgGGGAGGGTTAGAATGAAGACATCCCAATTAGGGCGGAGTGTTCCAAGGTCCCATTCTCTGTATAATATCTGGATATGGGTCTCCTTATTTTCTCCCATCTGCcagaggaggaagcttctctggtggtGGCTGAACAAAGCATTGGGCTATGAGTCTAGCAGAAGGTTATCAGGAAGCCACTCACCAccgaatatatatatgtatatatttcagaacagtagtatttggttttattctagGTTCCTGGACTATCTTGTCTCTGGTTCTTAGTCACCAAAGCAGTCTCTGGTAttggtttcatctcatggagtaggccttgaGTCatatcagatattggttggccaCTATTTTTagatgctgagtcatctctctaggccccttTCCTGGACTCCTACTCTTATTTGTCCTATTGAAGGTACCCACTCTGACTGTGGTGAAATGAAATCTCTGCAGAGTTTGGATTTACACTTGCTTCATTGCTAAAGATGTTGCCCCCcatatatttattggccatttatattttttcatgtgagttttttttctctcatttc encodes:
- the Tmem225 gene encoding transmembrane protein 225 codes for the protein MMHLPNRSIQSVNIVFSSGAILMLVVGLIMENWVELIPKIRKDKTTHSPWLGCCPAFWPEDSLGTISSIMKMSLNISIYLNLILGLQFTSMISQNKCVHLLIGFLSFFTGCLLFYAVTVYHHRLNKGQQMYFVTYKVKWIAFTVYLAIALFLTCGIFCFMQCTNKCACLKFCIPSSEVSSRRLSGSSIQVISLPERTTMPRSIVHVHSMTSNEGTLHKPHVQSRRVTWAV